The following are encoded together in the Halopiger aswanensis genome:
- a CDS encoding DUF4112 domain-containing protein, whose protein sequence is MATSSADDIGAALEEFEDDIPATIDDSVIDRMRLVARILDEGIRIPGTNFRFGLDPIVGILPGAGDTATAFVSLYIVAESARLGVSQSTLLRMLGNIAVDTVAGSVPILGTLFDAFWKSNKWNVMLALEDLAETERHPQTGPETVTID, encoded by the coding sequence ATGGCAACTAGTTCGGCGGACGACATCGGCGCTGCCCTCGAGGAGTTCGAGGACGACATCCCGGCCACGATCGACGACTCGGTGATCGACCGCATGCGCCTCGTGGCTCGGATTCTCGACGAGGGGATCCGTATCCCCGGAACGAACTTCCGATTCGGGCTCGACCCGATCGTCGGCATCCTTCCCGGGGCCGGCGACACCGCGACCGCGTTCGTCTCGCTGTACATCGTCGCCGAGTCCGCACGACTGGGCGTCTCGCAGTCGACGCTCCTGCGGATGCTCGGGAACATCGCCGTCGACACCGTCGCCGGCTCGGTCCCCATCCTCGGGACCCTCTTCGACGCCTTCTGGAAGTCCAACAAGTGGAACGTCATGCTGGCGCTCGAGGATCTGGCCGAGACCGAGCGCCATCCGCAGACGGGACCGGAGACCGTGACGATCGACTAA
- a CDS encoding putative RNA uridine N3 methyltransferase, which produces MTVSVLVPSSLTREAEDKREATRKLGYVARAATIFRADRLIVYPDRDGETGRFDGGFVSTVLRYAATPPYLRNEVWGMRDELEYAGVLPPLRAVSQTGSESNDSGSIRQGIVTEVGPEGRVRVNCGLQHPISLNTPPDMEVSEGERVTVRISSRRPVRAKLVDEPLPGLSVERTDLSAALSREDAGVRIAASRHGERLTVGRLETLAGRVERDGMTVVFGAPERGLPAILGIEASDVAAAYGGGADDGNVEPTADPGPGFDLWLNTVPDQGSEVVRTEEALFATLAPLSLRE; this is translated from the coding sequence ATGACCGTCAGCGTACTCGTGCCGTCGTCGCTCACCCGGGAAGCCGAGGACAAACGCGAGGCTACTCGCAAACTCGGATACGTCGCCCGCGCGGCGACGATCTTCCGGGCCGATCGCCTCATCGTCTATCCCGATCGGGACGGCGAAACGGGGCGATTCGACGGCGGGTTCGTCAGTACCGTCCTGCGGTACGCCGCAACGCCACCGTACCTCCGCAACGAGGTGTGGGGGATGCGGGACGAACTGGAGTACGCGGGGGTCTTGCCGCCGCTGCGAGCCGTGTCACAGACCGGCTCCGAATCGAACGATTCGGGGTCGATAAGACAAGGGATCGTGACCGAGGTCGGACCTGAAGGGCGCGTCCGGGTCAATTGCGGACTGCAACACCCGATCTCCCTCAACACGCCTCCGGATATGGAGGTCTCCGAGGGGGAGCGCGTGACCGTCAGGATCTCTTCGCGACGACCGGTCCGGGCGAAGCTCGTCGACGAGCCCCTTCCGGGGCTTTCAGTCGAGCGGACGGACCTATCGGCAGCACTCAGCCGTGAGGACGCTGGCGTCCGCATCGCCGCCTCTCGACACGGTGAACGGCTCACCGTCGGGCGGCTCGAGACGCTGGCCGGACGCGTCGAACGAGACGGGATGACCGTCGTCTTTGGCGCGCCCGAGAGAGGGCTGCCGGCCATCCTCGGAATCGAGGCGTCCGACGTCGCTGCCGCATACGGCGGCGGCGCGGATGACGGCAACGTCGAACCCACAGCCGATCCAGGACCAGGGTTCGACCTCTGGCTCAACACGGTTCCGGATCAGGGAAGCGAGGTCGTGCGAACGGAGGAGGCTCTGTTCGCCACCCTCGCGCCCCTCTCACTACGAGAGTGA
- a CDS encoding HalOD1 output domain-containing protein, with protein MQTELSSTDAGDDPRYDQTNDRYVFHHDTDGTATITTTIVHALASIAETDVSQGEFSLYDSVDPDALDRLFSKKADGTERTGGHVAFTALEHEVYVYANGDVIVYPPSEAGRGRSRAGGPSN; from the coding sequence ATGCAAACTGAGCTCTCATCAACCGACGCCGGCGACGACCCGCGGTACGACCAGACGAACGACCGCTACGTCTTCCACCACGACACCGACGGGACGGCGACGATCACGACGACGATCGTCCACGCGCTCGCCTCGATCGCGGAGACGGACGTCTCGCAGGGCGAGTTCTCCCTCTACGATAGCGTCGATCCCGACGCGCTCGACCGACTCTTCAGCAAGAAGGCCGACGGCACCGAGCGCACGGGCGGTCACGTCGCCTTCACCGCCCTCGAGCACGAGGTGTACGTCTACGCGAACGGGGACGTTATCGTCTACCCGCCCTCGGAGGCCGGACGCGGTCGCAGTCGCGCTGGTGGGCCCTCGAACTGA
- the mch gene encoding methenyltetrahydromethanopterin cyclohydrolase, producing MESLNRMAIELVDEALDYAEELNIGGYDLENEATVLDFGVEFDGGIEAGLLLTEIQTAGLATPSHELGEIDGVPIHTVELSTDQPALSLLCSQKAGWELTTEDFEGLGSGPARALVAEEEEFRRVGYTDAFDLTALAVETDELPPESAAEQVAELAEVEPSSVFLLAYPTASLVGSITNAARAAELATFRLAELGYEPLDIVSATGRAPVAPVADDERTAIARTNDAIAYGGTAHLTVREDADVFDSVASTAAEDHGRPFGEVFDDLDWQFEEVPSDLFAPAKVTIDVLGGPTYVHGETDEELLLESFDL from the coding sequence ATGGAAAGTCTCAATCGCATGGCGATCGAGTTGGTCGACGAGGCCCTCGACTACGCCGAGGAACTCAATATCGGCGGCTACGACCTCGAGAACGAGGCGACCGTCCTCGACTTCGGAGTCGAGTTCGACGGCGGCATCGAGGCGGGACTGTTGCTCACCGAGATCCAGACCGCGGGGCTGGCGACGCCGAGCCACGAACTCGGCGAGATCGACGGCGTACCGATCCACACGGTCGAGCTATCGACCGATCAGCCGGCGCTCTCGCTTTTGTGCTCGCAGAAGGCCGGCTGGGAGCTGACCACCGAGGACTTCGAGGGGCTGGGCAGCGGTCCGGCCCGCGCACTGGTCGCCGAGGAAGAGGAGTTCCGCCGCGTCGGCTACACGGACGCCTTCGACCTGACGGCGCTGGCCGTCGAAACTGACGAACTGCCGCCCGAATCGGCCGCCGAACAGGTCGCCGAACTCGCGGAGGTCGAACCCAGCAGCGTCTTCCTGCTGGCCTATCCGACCGCCAGCCTCGTCGGTAGCATCACGAACGCCGCCCGCGCGGCCGAACTCGCGACGTTCCGGCTCGCCGAACTCGGCTACGAGCCGCTCGACATCGTCTCGGCGACGGGTCGCGCGCCGGTCGCCCCCGTCGCGGACGACGAGCGGACGGCCATCGCCCGCACGAACGACGCGATCGCCTACGGCGGGACGGCCCACCTCACGGTTCGGGAGGATGCCGACGTCTTCGATTCGGTCGCCTCGACGGCCGCCGAGGATCACGGCCGGCCGTTCGGCGAAGTCTTCGACGACCTCGACTGGCAGTTCGAAGAAGTCCCCTCGGACCTGTTCGCGCCCGCGAAGGTGACGATCGACGTGCTCGGCGGCCCGACCTACGTCCACGGCGAGACGGACGAAGAACTGCTCCTCGAGTCGTTCGACCTGTAA
- a CDS encoding GTPBP1 family GTP-binding protein, translating to MSRDRALLERALDRGEQDGGNVEFKERLSRDVHLEGGRRESLAAQLRHRLLSGDGEATYVVGVTDDGGLAGIDPDTFSETMDVLSLLAEEADAHIDDVQTWGVKDGLVGVALIREGSVLETDDEHVVVGTAGHVDHGKSTLVGSLVTGKPDDGDGATRAYLDVQPHEVERGLSADLSYAVYGFDEDGPVRVRNPNRKADRAAVVEEADRLVSFVDTVGHEPWLRTTIRGLVGQKLDYGLLVVAADDGPTRTTREHLGVLLATDLPTIVAITKTDAVSEERVEEVEREVERLLREVDKSPLRVARHGVDAAVEEINERVVPIVETSAITMEGLETLDELFDRLPKTAEDSGEFRMYVDRSYSVTGVGAVASGTVMAGEVEAGDELLIGPMPDGRFEEVEVRSIEMHYHRVDQAQAGRIVGIALKGIQESAIERGMVLLPRDADPDPVREFEAEVMVLNHPTRIGDGYEPVVHLETIGEAAAFYPEDGRLLPGDTGEATVRFKFRPYLVEEGQKFVFREGRSKGVGTVTDVHPME from the coding sequence ATGAGCCGTGACCGGGCCCTCCTCGAGCGGGCCCTGGACCGTGGCGAACAGGACGGTGGCAACGTCGAGTTCAAGGAACGCCTCTCACGGGACGTCCACCTCGAGGGTGGGCGACGCGAGAGCCTGGCCGCGCAGCTCCGACACCGACTGCTGTCGGGCGACGGTGAGGCGACCTACGTCGTCGGCGTCACCGACGACGGCGGCCTCGCCGGCATCGACCCGGACACCTTCTCCGAGACGATGGACGTCCTCTCCTTGCTCGCCGAGGAGGCAGACGCCCACATCGACGACGTCCAGACGTGGGGCGTCAAGGACGGTCTCGTCGGCGTCGCCTTGATCCGCGAAGGCAGCGTCCTCGAGACCGACGACGAGCACGTCGTCGTCGGGACGGCCGGCCACGTCGACCACGGCAAGAGTACGCTCGTCGGCTCGCTCGTCACCGGGAAGCCGGACGACGGCGACGGGGCGACGCGGGCGTACCTCGACGTCCAGCCCCACGAGGTCGAGCGCGGGCTCTCGGCCGACCTCTCCTACGCGGTCTACGGCTTCGACGAGGACGGACCGGTTCGCGTTCGCAATCCGAACCGGAAGGCCGACCGCGCGGCCGTCGTCGAGGAGGCGGACCGACTGGTCTCGTTCGTCGACACGGTCGGGCACGAGCCCTGGCTGCGAACCACAATTCGCGGACTCGTCGGCCAGAAACTCGACTACGGCCTGCTGGTCGTGGCCGCGGACGACGGTCCCACCCGTACCACGCGCGAACACCTCGGGGTCCTGCTGGCGACCGATCTGCCGACGATCGTCGCGATCACCAAGACCGACGCGGTCAGCGAGGAGCGCGTCGAGGAAGTCGAACGCGAGGTCGAGCGCCTGCTCCGAGAAGTCGATAAATCACCGCTGCGGGTCGCCCGCCACGGCGTCGACGCCGCCGTCGAGGAGATCAACGAGCGCGTCGTCCCCATCGTCGAGACCAGCGCCATCACGATGGAGGGCCTCGAGACGCTGGACGAACTGTTCGATCGGCTCCCCAAGACCGCCGAAGACTCCGGCGAGTTCCGGATGTACGTCGACCGCAGCTACTCCGTTACCGGTGTCGGCGCGGTCGCCTCCGGGACCGTGATGGCCGGCGAGGTCGAGGCCGGCGACGAACTGCTCATCGGACCGATGCCCGACGGCCGCTTCGAGGAGGTCGAAGTCCGGTCGATCGAGATGCACTACCACCGCGTCGACCAGGCCCAGGCGGGTCGGATCGTCGGCATCGCGCTCAAGGGCATTCAGGAGAGCGCCATCGAGCGCGGGATGGTCTTGCTCCCGCGAGACGCCGACCCCGATCCCGTCCGGGAATTCGAGGCCGAAGTCATGGTGCTCAACCACCCCACCCGCATCGGGGACGGCTACGAACCCGTCGTCCACCTCGAGACGATCGGCGAAGCCGCCGCGTTCTATCCCGAGGACGGACGCCTCCTGCCGGGCGATACAGGCGAGGCGACCGTCCGCTTCAAGTTCCGCCCCTACCTGGTCGAGGAGGGCCAGAAGTTCGTCTTCCGAGAGGGCCGCAGCAAGGGCGTCGGGACCGTGACCGACGTCCACCCGATGGAGTAA
- a CDS encoding heavy-metal-associated domain-containing protein, giving the protein MEQTTLEVGGMSSTDCETTVTDALEALEGVSAARASHEDGEVRVEHDETMVDEAAIANTIADAGYEPAI; this is encoded by the coding sequence ATGGAACAGACCACGCTCGAGGTCGGCGGCATGTCCTCTACCGACTGTGAAACGACGGTCACCGATGCTCTCGAGGCGCTCGAGGGCGTGTCGGCGGCGAGAGCGAGCCACGAGGACGGCGAGGTCCGCGTCGAACACGACGAGACGATGGTCGACGAGGCGGCGATCGCGAACACGATCGCGGACGCCGGATACGAACCCGCGATCTGA
- a CDS encoding OsmC family protein — protein MTTENRKEMTAERTDEIDHGVDVDAHREFIDWLAEHPREGRLEFRATGVTEPTANRTTTTIGDWALGGEAMGEEREHTLEFGLPPELEDAMGYLEPTDRYEAIEGALAGLTACINGTIAYNAIRDGIDVADVTTTVRAPVDLRMLFGIHEIDRADEMYGELEIDVEVTGDLTPEERTLVREYPKRSPVYTLVTLEHPNRPRVEFAA, from the coding sequence ATGACCACAGAAAACCGCAAGGAGATGACCGCGGAACGCACGGACGAGATCGACCACGGCGTCGACGTCGACGCCCACCGCGAGTTCATCGACTGGTTAGCAGAGCACCCGCGCGAGGGCCGCCTCGAGTTCCGGGCGACGGGCGTCACCGAGCCGACCGCTAACCGCACGACGACGACGATCGGCGACTGGGCTCTCGGCGGCGAGGCGATGGGCGAGGAGCGCGAGCACACCCTCGAGTTCGGCCTCCCGCCCGAACTCGAAGACGCGATGGGCTACCTCGAGCCGACGGACCGCTACGAGGCCATCGAAGGTGCCCTCGCGGGGCTGACGGCCTGCATCAACGGGACGATCGCCTACAACGCGATCCGCGACGGGATCGACGTCGCAGACGTCACGACGACCGTCCGCGCACCCGTCGACCTCCGGATGCTGTTCGGTATCCACGAGATCGACAGGGCCGACGAGATGTACGGCGAACTCGAGATCGACGTCGAGGTGACGGGCGATCTCACGCCCGAGGAGCGGACGCTGGTCCGCGAGTACCCGAAGCGCTCGCCCGTCTACACGCTCGTCACCCTCGAGCACCCGAACCGCCCGCGCGTCGAGTTCGCGGCGTGA
- a CDS encoding DUF7836 family putative zinc-binding protein, with the protein MREGWIDLECPDCGDHWEADPASLPSPGNRYTCERCESERPIAAFVKTKRGLDILESFDATSA; encoded by the coding sequence ATGCGCGAGGGGTGGATCGACCTCGAGTGTCCCGACTGCGGCGACCATTGGGAGGCCGATCCGGCGTCCCTCCCGTCGCCCGGCAACCGGTACACCTGCGAGCGCTGCGAGTCCGAACGGCCGATCGCGGCGTTCGTCAAAACCAAACGCGGCCTCGACATCCTCGAGTCGTTCGACGCGACCTCGGCGTAG
- a CDS encoding HAD family hydrolase, producing the protein MSSARAGDADVEAICFGLDGTLCTETQPTATGLESESDASTAGVRRQYPGEQQEEPVPAGDGGWAIADERKAIRDRTSVAPVPGARAVLETLSDEYRLGVVTNGAPDLQRAKLEAAGLDGYVETVVCGGYETPAKPAPEPFDVALEELDSSPDRAVHVGHSLSPDVAGARSAGLRSVWIPRTGGESAPKQPEPTPAYTLESLRALTTPPW; encoded by the coding sequence ATGAGCAGTGCGCGAGCGGGTGACGCCGATGTCGAGGCGATCTGTTTTGGGCTCGACGGAACGCTTTGTACCGAGACGCAGCCAACTGCGACCGGTCTCGAGAGCGAGAGCGACGCGAGTACAGCCGGGGTACGGCGACAGTATCCCGGCGAGCAGCAGGAAGAACCGGTCCCTGCGGGAGACGGTGGGTGGGCTATCGCCGACGAGCGCAAAGCGATTCGAGACCGCACGTCTGTCGCTCCCGTCCCGGGCGCTAGAGCCGTCCTCGAGACGCTGTCCGACGAGTACCGGCTCGGCGTCGTCACGAACGGCGCACCGGACCTGCAGCGGGCGAAACTCGAGGCGGCCGGCCTCGACGGCTACGTCGAGACCGTCGTCTGCGGCGGTTACGAGACGCCCGCCAAACCGGCCCCGGAACCGTTCGACGTCGCACTCGAGGAACTGGACTCGAGCCCGGACCGGGCGGTCCACGTCGGACACTCACTGTCGCCGGATGTTGCGGGCGCTCGATCTGCGGGTCTCCGGTCGGTCTGGATTCCACGTACTGGCGGCGAATCCGCGCCCAAACAGCCTGAACCGACGCCAGCGTACACGCTCGAGAGTCTTCGAGCGTTGACGACGCCACCGTGGTGA
- a CDS encoding MTH1187 family thiamine-binding protein, with translation MTVIALLSVAPVIEGSMSGEVAKAVDALEDYDVEYETNPMGTVIEAESTDELFAAAQAAHEAVDADRVSTVLKIDDKRTRDESAAEKVDAVEEQLGRPATNRED, from the coding sequence ATGACGGTAATCGCCCTACTGAGCGTCGCACCGGTGATCGAAGGCAGCATGTCCGGCGAGGTCGCGAAGGCCGTCGACGCCCTCGAGGACTACGACGTCGAGTACGAGACCAATCCGATGGGGACGGTGATCGAAGCCGAGTCGACCGACGAACTGTTCGCGGCGGCCCAGGCGGCCCACGAGGCGGTCGACGCGGATCGTGTCAGTACGGTACTGAAGATCGACGACAAGCGAACGCGAGACGAGTCGGCTGCGGAGAAGGTCGACGCCGTAGAAGAGCAACTCGGCCGACCCGCGACGAACCGCGAGGACTGA
- the pyrF gene encoding orotidine-5'-phosphate decarboxylase — MNFFDRLHDRIRTVDSVVSVGLDPDPDRIPDHLQEYDLPRWAFNRRIIDATHEHAAVYKPNAAFYEDPDGWRALQETIAYAHGKDVPVLLDAKRADIGNTTRQYAKLLETVDAITVNPYMGRDSLQPFLADEESGVFVLCRTSNPGGADVQDLELETGEPVYERVAALADLWNENDNVGLVVGATQPEELEDLREQVPDLPFLVPGIGAQGGDAEAAVEYGLADGVGLVNSSRGIIFAGENDGEEFAKASEQAAKRLKKRLNQYRD; from the coding sequence ATGAACTTCTTCGACCGGCTGCACGACCGCATCCGAACGGTCGACAGCGTCGTCAGCGTCGGGCTCGACCCCGATCCGGACCGCATTCCCGACCACCTCCAGGAGTACGACCTCCCCCGCTGGGCGTTCAACCGGCGAATCATCGACGCGACCCACGAACACGCCGCCGTCTACAAACCCAACGCCGCCTTCTACGAGGATCCGGACGGGTGGCGCGCCCTGCAGGAGACCATCGCGTACGCACACGGGAAGGACGTGCCCGTGCTGCTCGACGCGAAGCGCGCCGACATCGGGAACACGACCCGCCAGTACGCCAAACTGCTCGAGACCGTCGACGCGATCACGGTCAACCCGTACATGGGCCGGGACTCGCTGCAGCCGTTCCTCGCCGACGAGGAGTCGGGCGTCTTCGTCCTCTGTCGCACGTCCAATCCGGGCGGCGCCGACGTTCAGGACCTGGAACTCGAGACCGGCGAACCGGTCTACGAGCGGGTCGCGGCGCTGGCGGATCTCTGGAACGAGAACGACAACGTCGGGCTCGTCGTCGGCGCGACCCAGCCCGAGGAACTCGAGGACTTACGCGAGCAGGTGCCCGACCTGCCCTTCCTCGTGCCGGGCATCGGAGCGCAGGGCGGCGACGCGGAGGCCGCCGTCGAGTACGGCCTCGCGGACGGGGTCGGCCTCGTCAACTCCTCGCGGGGTATCATCTTCGCGGGCGAAAATGACGGCGAGGAGTTCGCGAAGGCCAGCGAGCAGGCTGCCAAGCGGCTGAAAAAGCGGCTGAACCAGTACCGAGACTGA
- a CDS encoding Lrp/AsnC family transcriptional regulator, whose amino-acid sequence MTDRTGGDYRLDEIDRRIVYALMGDARNTSAPAIAEEVSVSPATIRNRIAKLEEHGVIEGYHATVDFERAEGSLMNLFLCHAPFDEVEGLARRVGTVPGVVNVRELMGGRMNLHVLAVGTDTSDLRRIGRELEKMNVEIEDEFLLQNEHTFPYAPYGPADGHRREPLTDYISLTGGAEVVEVTVHEDAPIAGRTLEEADADGVLDEHTLVIAIERDDDVITPHGDTEIRPYDVVTVFSPTDADEPALRGFRGPDGDVGSTRVH is encoded by the coding sequence ATGACCGACCGAACCGGCGGCGACTACCGGCTCGACGAGATCGATCGCCGGATCGTCTACGCGCTCATGGGCGACGCGCGCAACACCTCCGCGCCTGCGATCGCCGAGGAAGTGAGCGTCTCCCCCGCGACGATCCGCAACCGGATCGCGAAACTCGAGGAGCACGGCGTCATCGAGGGCTACCACGCGACCGTCGACTTCGAACGCGCCGAGGGCTCGCTGATGAACCTGTTTCTGTGCCACGCACCCTTCGACGAGGTCGAAGGGCTCGCCCGCCGCGTCGGCACGGTTCCCGGCGTCGTCAACGTCCGGGAGCTGATGGGCGGCCGGATGAACCTCCACGTGCTCGCCGTCGGAACGGATACGTCCGACCTCCGGCGGATCGGCCGCGAACTCGAGAAGATGAACGTCGAGATCGAGGACGAGTTTCTCCTGCAGAACGAGCACACCTTCCCGTACGCGCCGTACGGCCCCGCCGACGGGCACCGCCGCGAACCGCTGACCGACTACATCAGCCTCACCGGCGGCGCCGAGGTCGTCGAGGTGACCGTCCACGAGGACGCCCCGATCGCCGGCCGGACGCTCGAGGAGGCCGACGCCGACGGCGTCCTCGACGAGCACACGCTCGTGATCGCCATCGAGCGCGACGACGACGTGATCACGCCCCACGGCGATACCGAGATCCGCCCGTACGACGTCGTCACGGTATTCTCGCCGACCGACGCCGACGAACCCGCCCTCCGCGGATTCCGCGGCCCGGACGGCGACGTCGGGTCGACGCGGGTACACTGA